A portion of the Candidatus Marinarcus aquaticus genome contains these proteins:
- a CDS encoding NYN domain-containing protein, translating into MENNKKIAMFIDADNAPAKKIDTVLSELALRGVVNIRKAYGNWKNQTLQSWVDVLHEHAIQPVQQFDLTKGKNATDMALVIDVMDILYTKDIDIICLVSSDCDFTPLVTRALADGKFVIGFGERKTPDAFANSCSHFLYLDEEKKCDNEEKCEVNLKGNTKLINLLRQAIESVEEEDGWARLDRIGQHISNHASFDQRNYGFKKLSDLFGAIDLFEMKKEGPKSLWFRDRRRGKN; encoded by the coding sequence TTGGAAAATAATAAAAAAATAGCAATGTTTATTGATGCAGACAATGCACCTGCAAAAAAGATTGACACCGTTCTTTCAGAGTTAGCGTTGCGTGGTGTGGTCAATATTCGAAAAGCGTATGGAAACTGGAAAAATCAAACGCTTCAATCTTGGGTGGATGTGTTGCATGAACATGCCATTCAACCTGTACAACAGTTTGATTTAACCAAAGGCAAAAATGCTACAGATATGGCCTTGGTGATTGATGTTATGGACATACTTTATACCAAAGATATTGACATTATCTGTTTGGTCTCTTCTGATTGTGACTTCACACCATTAGTCACACGTGCATTGGCCGATGGAAAATTTGTGATTGGTTTTGGAGAGCGAAAAACACCCGATGCTTTTGCAAACAGTTGTTCACACTTTTTATATTTGGATGAAGAGAAAAAGTGTGATAATGAAGAGAAGTGTGAAGTCAACCTCAAAGGAAATACAAAACTTATTAATTTGCTTCGACAAGCCATTGAGAGTGTAGAAGAGGAAGATGGTTGGGCACGACTTGATAGAATAGGCCAACATATCTCTAACCACGCATCGTTTGACCAGCGAAACTATGGCTTTAAAAAACTCAGTGATTTGTTTGGGGCAATTGATCTGTTTGAAATGAAAAAAGAGGGACCTAAGTCGTTGTGGTTCAGAGACAGAAGAAGAGGAAAGAATTAA
- a CDS encoding cupin domain-containing protein yields MVRQLLLYLVIITTVSINGFAHEASEVLHVETLAKSTKSWNGVALPSYPKGQPEVTILNITIPPHSKLVWHKHPVINAGVLLSGELSVISEKGETLELKKGESIVELVNTWHYGENRGDIPAQIMVFYAGTTDLPITVKKE; encoded by the coding sequence ATGGTTCGGCAATTACTTTTATACTTAGTAATTATTACGACGGTTTCAATAAATGGGTTTGCACATGAAGCAAGTGAAGTATTGCACGTAGAAACTTTGGCAAAATCAACGAAAAGTTGGAATGGTGTTGCTTTGCCGTCATACCCCAAAGGGCAACCTGAGGTGACGATTTTAAATATTACAATTCCGCCTCACTCAAAGTTGGTTTGGCATAAACATCCTGTGATTAATGCAGGGGTTTTACTTAGCGGAGAGTTGAGTGTCATCAGTGAGAAGGGAGAGACCTTAGAACTCAAAAAAGGAGAGAGCATCGTTGAACTTGTCAACACTTGGCATTATGGTGAAAACAGAGGGGATATCCCTGCACAAATAATGGTGTTTTATGCAGGAACAACAGATTTACCAATTACTGTAAAAAAAGAGTAA
- a CDS encoding HEAT repeat domain-containing protein, translating into MKKRLIYTLSCSLTIIFMTGCTVKIPVNEVIPSKHSFLINKKSEKSLALVNGLQENHTVETGIFKKVFLLHYRNQRINGYNFVKENLEKELSARSLPLSLNAASHEKIVLDDFSILTYRKNAYVPTVTLSTLKLTYKNKPIVSLVKRAKFQVAGVEPIIDACYNDAITILFREAVAKLNKTIYGFSLDNSTIQKIQNKIDLGLKNKDNDIYKKVYALGFSNNKNALPFLLNLVDNPDEYVRIASIGTLGLLGGETYLKELVNIYYTSKYWSDKLMALKSIGDIQTTSSIHFLQQEKQKLISPSSIEEEWYLNTINLYLE; encoded by the coding sequence ATGAAAAAGAGATTAATATATACACTATCATGTTCTTTAACTATAATATTTATGACGGGCTGTACAGTTAAAATACCAGTTAATGAGGTGATACCTTCAAAGCATTCTTTTTTGATCAATAAAAAAAGTGAAAAAAGTTTAGCATTAGTAAATGGCCTTCAAGAAAATCACACTGTAGAAACAGGAATATTTAAAAAAGTTTTTTTACTGCATTATAGAAATCAAAGAATTAACGGTTACAATTTTGTAAAAGAAAATTTAGAAAAAGAGTTATCGGCTCGTTCCCTTCCACTTTCTTTAAATGCAGCATCTCATGAGAAAATTGTACTTGATGATTTTTCAATTTTAACGTATAGAAAAAATGCATATGTACCAACAGTTACTCTTTCAACGTTAAAATTAACATATAAAAACAAACCAATTGTTTCTTTAGTTAAACGAGCTAAATTTCAAGTTGCAGGAGTGGAACCAATTATTGATGCGTGCTACAATGATGCAATAACCATACTTTTTAGAGAAGCCGTAGCAAAACTGAATAAAACAATCTATGGTTTTTCTTTGGATAACTCAACAATACAAAAAATACAAAATAAAATAGATTTAGGATTAAAAAACAAAGATAACGATATATATAAGAAAGTATATGCATTAGGGTTTTCAAACAATAAAAATGCGCTTCCATTTCTTTTAAATCTTGTTGATAATCCAGATGAATATGTACGAATTGCCTCAATTGGTACACTTGGTTTATTAGGAGGAGAGACTTATTTAAAGGAACTCGTAAATATATACTATACATCAAAATACTGGTCAGATAAACTTATGGCATTAAAATCAATTGGTGACATACAAACAACTTCATCTATTCATTTCTTACAACAAGAGAAACAAAAACTAATAAGCCCCTCTTCTATTGAAGAAGAGTGGTATTTAAATACAATTAACCTCTATTTAGAGTGA
- a CDS encoding ComEA family DNA-binding protein, translated as MKLLLGMMLFCASLFAVDINNASAEELMQLKGIGAAKTEMIVQYRSEHKCFKSKEELLKVKGIGKGLLQKNENMIELSQCK; from the coding sequence ATGAAATTACTTTTAGGAATGATGCTTTTTTGTGCATCACTTTTTGCAGTGGATATTAACAATGCAAGTGCTGAAGAGTTAATGCAACTCAAAGGTATTGGTGCAGCGAAAACTGAAATGATTGTTCAATACAGAAGTGAACATAAGTGTTTTAAAAGTAAAGAGGAGCTTCTTAAAGTAAAAGGCATCGGAAAAGGTTTGCTACAAAAAAATGAGAATATGATTGAACTCTCACAATGTAAATAA
- a CDS encoding nucleoside 2-deoxyribosyltransferase, with protein sequence MKKIYIAGFDVFKQDSIQIGQHYTQLCHKYGYQGLYPLDNVVDFSQSKNKIAHDIYKANVKLIHEADIVIANLNAFRGKEADSGTVWECGYAKALGKHVLGYMQEKKSYLDTFKKEEKQLINDTYVDKNNMVIEDFDYPINLMVACSVDKMVFGSFEDCLKLLD encoded by the coding sequence ATGAAAAAGATATACATAGCAGGATTTGATGTCTTTAAACAAGACTCCATACAAATCGGTCAACACTACACTCAATTATGCCACAAGTATGGATACCAAGGTTTGTATCCTTTGGATAATGTGGTTGATTTTAGTCAAAGTAAAAACAAAATTGCACACGACATTTACAAAGCCAATGTCAAACTCATTCATGAAGCAGATATTGTCATTGCAAATCTCAATGCTTTTAGAGGCAAAGAGGCAGACTCAGGTACGGTTTGGGAGTGTGGATACGCCAAAGCTTTAGGCAAACACGTATTGGGTTACATGCAAGAAAAGAAAAGCTATTTGGACACTTTCAAAAAAGAGGAAAAGCAACTGATCAATGATACCTACGTGGACAAAAATAACATGGTCATTGAAGATTTTGATTACCCCATTAATCTTATGGTTGCTTGCAGTGTGGATAAAATGGTATTTGGAAGCTTTGAAGATTGTCTTAAACTCTTAGATTAA
- a CDS encoding protein tyrosine phosphatase family protein encodes MHKILNYIQVNNNIATSGQPTPKQFEEIANAKYEIVINLALSTSSNAIKDEDKIVSELGMTYIHIPVDFEEPSKEHLKQFLRILASLDERKVWIHCALNYRVSAFMYVFHKYIYQTPFDEIDLTLLEEWCPNTKWQELMKITPDELE; translated from the coding sequence ATGCATAAAATATTAAACTACATTCAAGTGAACAATAATATTGCAACTTCAGGACAACCCACACCCAAACAGTTTGAAGAGATTGCCAATGCAAAGTATGAAATCGTTATTAATTTAGCGCTGAGTACCTCTTCAAATGCCATTAAAGATGAAGACAAAATTGTCAGTGAGTTGGGTATGACCTATATTCATATTCCTGTAGATTTTGAAGAGCCTTCAAAAGAGCACTTAAAACAGTTTTTACGAATACTTGCCAGTTTAGATGAACGAAAAGTATGGATTCATTGTGCGTTGAATTATCGGGTCAGTGCCTTTATGTATGTTTTTCATAAATACATCTATCAAACTCCATTTGATGAGATTGATCTTACACTGCTTGAAGAGTGGTGTCCCAATACAAAATGGCAAGAACTCATGAAAATCACTCCAGATGAACTTGAGTAA
- the metX gene encoding homoserine O-acetyltransferase MetX: MDLNIQTLTAKFNTPLHLESGRILESYKTRYETYGTLNEDKSNVIVICHALSGSHHAAGRYQDEAKPGWWDNFIGPGKTIDTEKYFVICSNNLGSCFGSTSPMSIEPRTNKAYRFKFPVLTISDVVKAQMQLYKHLGIEHVKAVIGGSMGGMQALCYSIEYPTFADTYIAMATTAYTRPWAIALNKIAIEAIRHDPAFKNGMYEKGDLIAESLPGLAIGRMAGLIAYVGPNSMNNKFGRNYAHTDGLYELFGRFEVERYLEYNAYNFPKIFDPLSYLYICKTMNIFDASRGSDKLPDSLANVQRKLHLISFSDDVLFFPEEMEEIRDIMIELGKEDLVTYKKIESEHGHDSFLVEVDKFSDHVKAILKEIE, encoded by the coding sequence TTGGATTTAAATATACAAACACTTACCGCTAAATTTAATACTCCGTTACACTTAGAGAGCGGTCGAATTTTAGAAAGCTATAAAACCAGATATGAAACCTATGGGACACTCAATGAAGACAAAAGCAACGTGATTGTGATTTGTCATGCATTAAGTGGTTCACACCACGCTGCAGGTCGTTACCAAGATGAAGCCAAACCGGGATGGTGGGATAACTTTATAGGACCAGGGAAAACAATAGATACTGAAAAATATTTTGTAATTTGCTCCAATAACTTGGGTTCTTGTTTTGGTTCAACCTCTCCTATGAGCATTGAACCACGTACAAATAAAGCCTACCGATTTAAATTTCCTGTATTGACGATTTCAGATGTGGTTAAAGCACAAATGCAACTCTATAAACATTTAGGTATAGAACATGTGAAAGCCGTGATTGGTGGTAGTATGGGTGGAATGCAAGCACTGTGTTACTCCATTGAGTATCCTACTTTTGCAGATACCTATATTGCGATGGCAACCACTGCTTATACACGACCTTGGGCGATTGCTTTGAATAAAATTGCCATTGAAGCCATACGTCATGATCCTGCCTTTAAAAATGGGATGTATGAAAAAGGCGATTTAATTGCTGAATCACTTCCGGGACTTGCCATTGGACGAATGGCAGGTCTGATTGCATATGTGGGACCAAACTCAATGAACAACAAGTTTGGACGAAATTATGCCCACACAGATGGTTTGTATGAACTCTTTGGTCGATTTGAAGTAGAACGATATTTAGAATACAACGCATACAATTTTCCAAAGATTTTTGACCCCTTGTCATATCTTTATATTTGTAAGACCATGAATATCTTTGATGCTTCACGAGGAAGTGATAAGCTTCCTGATTCTTTAGCAAATGTTCAAAGAAAGCTGCATCTGATTTCATTTTCTGATGATGTGTTGTTCTTCCCTGAAGAGATGGAAGAGATACGAGATATTATGATTGAACTGGGAAAAGAGGATTTAGTGACCTATAAAAAGATTGAGAGTGAACATGGACACGACTCCTTCTTAGTGGAAGTGGATAAATTCAGTGACCACGTAAAAGCAATTTTAAAGGAAATAGAGTGA
- a CDS encoding exodeoxyribonuclease VII small subunit, with product MSDTPVNEEEAVSFEKKLENSKALLNKLIDPEITLSDSVEVYKAGMKELSEAQKLLEEAKLEFEELNK from the coding sequence GTGAGTGATACCCCCGTAAATGAAGAAGAAGCAGTCAGTTTTGAGAAAAAATTGGAAAACTCAAAAGCATTGTTAAACAAACTCATTGACCCAGAAATTACTCTTTCAGACTCAGTTGAAGTTTACAAAGCGGGTATGAAAGAGTTAAGCGAAGCACAAAAACTTCTGGAAGAAGCTAAACTGGAGTTTGAAGAACTCAATAAATAA
- a CDS encoding HesA/MoeB/ThiF family protein: MNEAHEYFNRQIKLWGEATQDSLASKKVAIIGSGGLGCSLGIALGASGIGEFSFVDFDEVGVHNIHRQIGFKVGDDGKYKSEVLKELVESRCPYTKVTTYTEGFEDFAKRNLEFDLIIDATDNLPTRAAINEYCMSKNQPWIYGSVEEFHGQVCFFEEASYEAVFQINDRKPNGIACPIVMHIASLQANLAIRYLTGLSVKKDVLYYISFNEEGEYTTKKFNLPKQ, from the coding sequence ATGAATGAAGCACATGAATATTTTAACAGACAAATTAAACTTTGGGGTGAAGCAACACAAGATTCATTGGCTTCAAAAAAGGTCGCCATCATAGGAAGTGGTGGTCTGGGGTGTTCTTTAGGGATTGCTTTGGGTGCCAGTGGAATTGGTGAATTTTCTTTTGTCGATTTTGATGAAGTGGGTGTACACAATATTCACCGTCAAATTGGTTTTAAAGTAGGAGATGATGGAAAGTATAAATCAGAAGTTTTAAAAGAGCTGGTTGAGTCTCGTTGTCCATATACAAAGGTGACCACTTATACTGAAGGTTTTGAAGATTTTGCCAAGCGGAATTTAGAGTTTGACCTAATCATTGATGCAACAGACAATCTTCCAACACGTGCAGCAATTAACGAGTACTGTATGAGTAAAAACCAACCTTGGATTTATGGAAGCGTGGAGGAGTTTCATGGACAAGTCTGCTTCTTTGAAGAGGCCTCATATGAAGCAGTTTTCCAAATAAATGACAGAAAACCTAATGGAATTGCGTGTCCAATCGTGATGCACATTGCTTCACTTCAAGCCAATTTGGCCATAAGATATCTAACAGGATTGAGTGTTAAAAAAGATGTTTTATACTACATCTCTTTCAACGAAGAAGGCGAATACACTACAAAGAAATTTAACCTTCCTAAACAGTAA
- the carB gene encoding carbamoyl-phosphate synthase large subunit, translating into MPKREDIKSILLIGSGPIVIGQACEFDYSGTQATKTLKELGYRVVLINSNPATIMTDPEFADKTYIEPITEEVVAKIIEKENIDAILPTMGGQTALNVATSMYDKGMLKDVKFLGANPEAIKKGEDRHLFNEAMIKIGMDLPKSKNAYTLEEAIEVAKEIGFPVISRASFTLAGGGSGVAYNMEEFKALAEAGIDASPINEIEIMESMLGWKEYEMEVIRDHKDNCIIVCSIENLDPMGVHTGDSITIAPALTLTDKEYQAMRNASFAILREIGVDTGGSNVQFAINPETGRMIVIEMNPRVSRSSALASKATGYPIAKVATLLAVGFTLDEITNDITGTAASFEPVIDYIVTKVPRFTFEKFPKADSTLSTGMKSVGEAMAIGRTFNESIQKALCSMETGLIGFDMIESDLDFIKKEIRRPNDSRMLYVMQGMREGLTNEEIFELCAIDPWFLSKFREIYELEQSITPALLSDAKAMRNIKSNGFSDKMIAKLLGKSEEDIYEARKALGVDFEYNEVDTCAAEFKALTPYLYSTTNISILPEVKKPESDEKKVLIIGGGPNRIGQGIEFDYCCVHASFALNEMGVKTIMYNCNPETVSTDYDTSDVLYFEPIDFEHVRSVVEQEQPDGVIVHFGGQTPLKLANALTDAGAKIIGTTAEVIDLAEDREKFSSFVTKAGLLQPDNGTAVTFEQAVTIAEKIGYPVLVRPSFVLGGRGMKIVYSTEELKQYMDEAVSVSNDAPVLIDKFLDRAIELDVDCICDGKEVYIGGIMQHIEEAGVHSGDSACSLPPVSISDELIKELEEKTKAMALGLGVVGLMNTQYAIHKGQIYLIEVNPRASRTVPFVSKATGMPLAKVATRVMWGEPLREALAVYDKNIVFEENGVLKPRLKNHVAVKEAVFPFNKLNGADLILSPEMKSTGEVMGIADNFGIAFAKSQSAAKNSLATEGKVFISLCDLDKEFAPVIARGLIEQGLTLVATGGTHKIISDSGIECEKVLKVSEGRPNIIDHLTNGEIAMAINTTDEKELSKDDGRDIRRTVLKMNVPYFTTVAAALPAVEAIKEIKAGNASNVKSIQDFLND; encoded by the coding sequence ATGCCAAAAAGAGAAGACATAAAATCTATTTTACTTATCGGTTCAGGGCCAATTGTCATTGGTCAAGCGTGTGAATTTGACTATTCAGGTACACAAGCAACAAAAACATTAAAAGAGCTTGGATACAGAGTTGTTCTGATCAATTCAAACCCAGCTACGATTATGACAGACCCAGAATTTGCAGATAAAACATACATTGAACCTATCACAGAAGAGGTGGTAGCAAAAATAATTGAAAAAGAGAATATTGACGCAATTTTACCAACAATGGGTGGTCAAACTGCACTGAATGTTGCTACTTCTATGTATGATAAAGGGATGTTAAAAGATGTTAAGTTTTTAGGGGCAAATCCAGAAGCAATTAAAAAGGGTGAAGACAGACATCTTTTTAATGAAGCAATGATTAAAATTGGTATGGACTTACCAAAGAGTAAAAATGCATATACGCTAGAAGAAGCAATTGAAGTTGCAAAAGAGATTGGTTTTCCTGTAATCAGTCGAGCTTCATTTACACTTGCTGGTGGTGGGTCAGGTGTGGCTTACAATATGGAAGAGTTTAAAGCTTTGGCTGAAGCTGGAATTGACGCAAGTCCAATCAACGAAATTGAAATCATGGAATCAATGCTTGGTTGGAAAGAGTACGAGATGGAGGTTATCAGAGACCATAAAGATAACTGTATCATCGTATGTTCAATTGAGAACTTAGACCCAATGGGAGTACACACAGGTGATTCTATCACGATTGCACCTGCATTGACACTCACAGATAAAGAGTATCAAGCCATGAGAAATGCTTCATTTGCAATTCTAAGAGAGATTGGTGTCGATACTGGGGGGTCAAACGTACAGTTTGCTATCAATCCTGAAACAGGTCGAATGATTGTTATTGAGATGAATCCAAGAGTTTCAAGAAGTTCTGCATTGGCTTCTAAAGCGACGGGTTATCCTATTGCAAAAGTGGCGACACTTCTTGCAGTTGGGTTTACGTTAGATGAAATTACAAATGATATTACAGGAACTGCTGCATCATTTGAACCAGTGATTGACTACATCGTGACAAAAGTGCCTCGATTTACTTTTGAAAAATTCCCTAAAGCAGATTCAACCCTTTCAACTGGTATGAAATCAGTGGGTGAAGCCATGGCGATTGGTCGAACATTTAATGAATCAATTCAAAAAGCGCTGTGCTCTATGGAGACCGGACTGATTGGTTTTGACATGATTGAATCAGACTTAGACTTCATCAAAAAAGAAATCAGACGACCAAATGACTCTCGAATGTTATACGTAATGCAAGGTATGAGAGAGGGATTAACAAACGAAGAAATTTTTGAATTGTGTGCAATTGACCCATGGTTCTTAAGTAAATTCAGAGAAATCTATGAGTTAGAGCAATCAATCACACCAGCACTTTTAAGTGATGCAAAAGCAATGAGAAACATCAAATCAAATGGTTTCTCGGATAAGATGATTGCAAAACTGCTTGGAAAATCTGAAGAGGATATTTATGAAGCACGAAAAGCATTGGGGGTTGATTTTGAATACAATGAAGTAGATACGTGTGCGGCTGAGTTTAAAGCATTAACTCCTTACCTTTACTCTACAACAAACATCTCTATCTTACCAGAAGTTAAAAAACCAGAGAGCGATGAGAAGAAAGTTCTTATCATCGGTGGTGGACCAAACAGAATTGGTCAAGGGATTGAGTTTGACTACTGTTGTGTACACGCCTCATTTGCTTTGAATGAAATGGGTGTAAAAACCATCATGTACAACTGTAACCCTGAAACAGTCTCAACCGATTATGATACATCCGATGTACTCTATTTTGAACCAATTGATTTTGAACACGTACGAAGTGTAGTAGAACAAGAGCAACCAGATGGTGTTATTGTACACTTTGGTGGACAAACACCACTTAAACTAGCAAATGCTTTAACCGATGCGGGAGCTAAAATCATTGGTACGACTGCTGAAGTAATTGACTTAGCTGAAGACAGAGAAAAATTCTCAAGTTTTGTTACAAAAGCAGGGTTACTACAACCAGACAATGGAACAGCAGTTACTTTTGAACAAGCAGTGACCATTGCAGAAAAGATTGGTTACCCAGTACTTGTACGACCATCATTTGTTTTAGGTGGACGAGGTATGAAGATTGTTTACTCTACTGAAGAGTTGAAACAGTACATGGATGAAGCAGTATCGGTTTCAAATGATGCACCTGTACTTATTGACAAATTCCTTGATCGTGCAATCGAGCTTGATGTAGATTGTATTTGTGATGGGAAAGAGGTCTATATTGGTGGAATTATGCAACATATTGAAGAAGCAGGTGTTCACTCAGGTGACTCAGCTTGTTCATTGCCTCCTGTGTCTATCTCTGATGAGTTAATCAAAGAGTTAGAAGAGAAAACAAAAGCGATGGCTTTAGGACTAGGTGTTGTTGGTTTAATGAACACACAATACGCAATTCATAAAGGGCAAATTTACTTAATTGAAGTAAACCCAAGAGCTTCACGAACAGTACCATTTGTTTCTAAAGCAACAGGAATGCCTTTAGCAAAAGTAGCCACTCGTGTTATGTGGGGTGAGCCTTTAAGAGAAGCGTTAGCAGTATATGACAAAAACATTGTGTTTGAAGAGAACGGAGTACTTAAACCACGATTGAAAAACCACGTTGCTGTTAAAGAAGCGGTTTTTCCATTTAATAAACTCAATGGTGCTGACCTTATTTTAAGTCCTGAAATGAAATCAACAGGTGAGGTTATGGGTATTGCAGATAACTTTGGTATTGCGTTTGCAAAATCTCAAAGTGCAGCTAAAAACAGTTTAGCTACTGAAGGTAAAGTATTTATCTCTTTATGTGATTTGGATAAAGAGTTTGCGCCAGTGATTGCAAGAGGATTGATTGAACAAGGATTAACTCTTGTTGCTACAGGTGGAACACATAAAATCATCAGTGACTCTGGTATTGAGTGTGAGAAAGTACTGAAAGTAAGTGAAGGTCGACCAAACATCATTGACCACTTAACCAACGGTGAAATTGCCATGGCAATCAATACCACAGATGAAAAAGAGCTCTCTAAAGATGACGGACGAGATATCAGAAGAACGGTTCTAAAAATGAACGTACCATACTTTACAACGGTTGCTGCAGCTTTACCAGCTGTTGAGGCAATCAAAGAGATTAAAGCAGGTAACGCAAGCAATGTGAAGTCTATCCAAGACTTTTTAAATGACTGA
- a CDS encoding Sua5 YciO YrdC YwlC family protein → MDSKQVYLAQTDTTVGFLSQDDEKLSRIKQRPTTQKILQVVNSFATLNFQVRIPKKYRKMVRNAKKTTFIYPNGESYRVVPYTSAHHDFVKKFNVIYSTSANRTSHAFEKSYALKHANIIVEDKNQLFETNSSQIIKFSCNKIKKLR, encoded by the coding sequence ATGGACTCAAAACAAGTCTATTTAGCTCAAACGGATACAACGGTTGGTTTTTTATCACAAGATGATGAAAAGCTCAGCCGCATCAAACAACGTCCCACAACACAAAAAATTCTTCAAGTTGTGAACTCTTTTGCCACATTAAACTTCCAAGTTCGCATTCCTAAGAAGTATCGTAAAATGGTTAGAAATGCAAAAAAGACAACATTTATTTATCCTAACGGTGAGTCTTACAGAGTTGTACCTTATACAAGTGCTCATCATGACTTTGTAAAAAAATTTAATGTCATATACTCCACTTCTGCCAACCGCACCTCTCATGCTTTTGAAAAAAGTTATGCGCTAAAACATGCAAATATCATTGTTGAAGATAAAAATCAACTTTTTGAAACAAACTCTTCACAGATAATTAAGTTTTCTTGTAATAAAATAAAAAAGTTAAGATAA
- a CDS encoding ATP-binding protein, with product MFLNRRRELEQLEADYKLPTSTLVFLFGRKQVGKTALINEYTKNKDTIYLSCIEILSKLLFENFTAIISKYFNKNMAQTASFSTFLEILSSCDIKRKTVVVLDNFQNLTKIEKDALAVLYKVWNKKLKQKNIQLIISTSINSSLPEDRKVYESANAQIVLKSLHFTVIKDIIKDVSKNDLMYIYASLGTNIKYLQQYNIKKDFVLNLKEIFLNPNSDIFHDGLNIVKNDLSEIGTYSSILYAIAKGNSKIGDIASFLDVKSSYLTRYLQKLVDMMIIAKQVPITDDPSKSKFGRYRIEDNYLKFWFAYIYPNMSQLNKHDTYSVLNQIRTTYSKQMVHPAYKNYIFELINNAPEQFLSFTPIKIGRWWNNKDKEIDIVAYNNSEITFIDCKWRTKETASQSYEILKQKSRLFDTVLNKNFIIFSKTAH from the coding sequence ATGTTTTTAAACAGAAGACGAGAATTAGAGCAGTTAGAGGCAGACTACAAATTACCAACTTCTACTTTGGTTTTTCTTTTTGGAAGAAAACAAGTGGGGAAAACCGCATTGATTAATGAGTATACAAAAAATAAAGATACCATTTATCTCTCTTGTATAGAGATTCTTTCCAAGCTTTTGTTTGAAAATTTTACAGCTATTATCAGTAAATATTTCAATAAAAATATGGCACAAACCGCTTCGTTCAGTACTTTTTTAGAAATTTTAAGCAGTTGTGATATCAAAAGAAAGACAGTCGTTGTTTTAGATAATTTTCAAAATTTAACAAAAATAGAAAAAGATGCTTTGGCCGTTTTATATAAAGTTTGGAATAAAAAACTGAAACAAAAAAACATACAACTGATCATCAGCACATCAATTAATTCAAGTTTGCCTGAAGACAGAAAAGTGTATGAGAGTGCCAATGCTCAAATTGTTTTAAAATCACTTCATTTTACTGTGATTAAAGACATCATTAAAGATGTCTCTAAAAATGATTTGATGTATATTTATGCTTCGTTGGGTACAAATATAAAATACCTTCAACAATACAATATAAAAAAAGATTTTGTTCTGAATTTAAAAGAGATTTTTTTAAATCCCAACAGTGATATTTTTCATGATGGTCTGAATATTGTGAAAAATGATCTAAGTGAGATAGGAACTTATTCTTCTATATTGTATGCCATTGCAAAAGGAAATTCTAAAATAGGAGATATTGCTTCATTTTTAGATGTAAAGTCATCATATTTGACACGATATTTACAAAAATTGGTTGATATGATGATCATTGCCAAACAAGTTCCAATCACAGATGATCCTTCTAAAAGTAAATTTGGGCGTTATAGAATTGAAGACAACTATTTAAAGTTTTGGTTTGCCTATATTTATCCCAACATGTCTCAGCTTAATAAACATGACACCTACAGTGTCTTAAATCAAATACGAACAACTTATAGTAAACAGATGGTTCATCCTGCATACAAAAACTATATTTTTGAGCTTATTAATAATGCGCCAGAACAGTTTTTAAGTTTTACTCCAATAAAGATTGGTCGATGGTGGAACAACAAAGACAAAGAGATTGATATTGTTGCATATAATAACAGTGAGATTACGTTTATTGATTGTAAATGGAGAACAAAAGAGACGGCTTCTCAATCGTATGAAATCTTAAAACAAAAATCCAGACTTTTTGATACAGTATTAAATAAAAATTTTATAATCTTTTCTAAAACAGCTCATTAA